A single window of Jiangella alkaliphila DNA harbors:
- a CDS encoding ABC transporter permease gives MAAFVVRRILVNIVVFVLIGIGVFLLVRAAPGDPVRMMIRPEDLQEGSEAFIQARRAELGLDDPVLVQYGRWFLDAITGNLGDSFVNRQPVSGLLLERLGPTVLLMSTAIVISLLIAIPLGTIAAVRRNTGVDYAAAALSLGVISVPSFFFGIIAIYVFSLQLGWLPSSGMSTPGGGGGGVDVLRHLIMPAAILGLASAGPLTRYVRGSLIDELSADYVRTAEAKGASPGRVVTRHALRNSLIPLITIIMINIPQMLAGAVVLEQVFAWPGMGQLAVRAVTAQDYPVIVGFALYVAALVLICNLLADIAYAAVDPRVKVT, from the coding sequence GTGGCGGCCTTCGTCGTCAGACGGATCCTGGTGAACATCGTCGTCTTCGTCCTGATCGGCATCGGCGTCTTCCTGCTCGTCAGGGCCGCCCCCGGCGACCCGGTGCGGATGATGATCAGGCCCGAGGACCTGCAAGAGGGCAGCGAGGCGTTCATCCAGGCCCGGCGCGCGGAGCTGGGACTGGACGACCCCGTCCTCGTCCAGTACGGCAGGTGGTTCCTCGACGCGATCACGGGCAACCTCGGTGACTCGTTCGTCAATCGGCAGCCGGTCAGCGGCCTGCTCCTCGAGCGGCTCGGCCCGACCGTCCTGCTGATGTCGACCGCGATCGTGATCTCGCTGCTGATCGCGATCCCGCTGGGCACCATCGCGGCGGTCCGGCGCAACACCGGCGTCGACTACGCGGCCGCGGCGCTCAGCCTGGGCGTCATCTCGGTGCCGTCGTTCTTCTTCGGCATCATCGCGATCTACGTCTTCTCGCTGCAGCTGGGCTGGCTGCCGTCGTCGGGCATGTCCACGCCGGGCGGCGGCGGGGGCGGGGTGGACGTCCTGCGGCATCTGATCATGCCCGCGGCGATCCTCGGGCTGGCCAGCGCCGGCCCACTGACGCGCTACGTGCGCGGCAGCCTGATCGACGAGCTGTCCGCCGACTACGTCCGTACGGCCGAGGCCAAGGGCGCGAGCCCCGGGCGGGTGGTGACGCGGCACGCGCTGCGCAACTCGCTGATCCCGCTCATCACTATCATCATGATCAACATCCCGCAGATGCTGGCCGGTGCGGTGGTCCTGGAGCAGGTGTTCGCCTGGCCGGGCATGGGTCAGCTGGCCGTGCGCGCGGTGACGGCGCAGGACTACCCGGTGATCGTCGGCTTCGCGCTGTACGTCGCCGCGCTGGTGCTGATCTGCAACCTGCTCGCCGACATCGCCTATGCCGCCGTCGACCCGAGAGTGAAGGTCACATGA
- the opp4C gene encoding oligopeptide ABC transporter permease — translation MSDLRPSLDTPGVAAAEEVVATETGMAVRSRRRSPLAMAARRFRRNKIAVAGSVFLLLILLLALLAPLIAQQSPNAVDLGAIRQAPSGEHWLGTDASGRDVFARLIYAARVSLLVGVFAALLAVLLGTIVGAVAGLFGGWVDTVLMRTADMMLSFPSIVILIVLAGILGPSIPILIIAIAITTWPTTARLVRGVTLAVREREYLHAARVAGASRGWMLRKHIVPAAMGQIVVVGTISVAGAILAEAVLSFLGLGVQPPQASWGNMLNDAQSLTVIQSMPWLWLPPGLAIATTVLSVNFVGDGLRDAVDPRQSGRS, via the coding sequence ATGAGCGACCTGCGCCCGTCCCTCGACACCCCCGGCGTCGCCGCCGCCGAGGAGGTGGTCGCGACCGAGACCGGCATGGCCGTACGGTCCCGGCGGCGCTCGCCGCTGGCCATGGCGGCGCGCCGGTTCCGGCGGAACAAGATCGCGGTGGCCGGCAGCGTGTTCCTGCTGCTCATCCTGCTGCTGGCGCTCCTCGCGCCGCTGATCGCGCAGCAGTCGCCGAACGCCGTCGACCTCGGCGCGATCCGGCAGGCGCCGTCGGGTGAGCACTGGCTCGGCACCGACGCGTCCGGCCGCGACGTGTTCGCGCGGCTCATCTACGCCGCTCGGGTCTCGCTGCTGGTCGGTGTGTTCGCGGCGCTGCTGGCGGTGCTGCTGGGCACGATCGTCGGCGCGGTGGCCGGGCTGTTCGGCGGCTGGGTCGACACCGTGCTCATGCGCACGGCGGACATGATGCTGTCGTTCCCGAGCATCGTCATCCTCATCGTGCTGGCCGGCATCCTGGGGCCGAGCATCCCGATCCTCATCATCGCGATCGCCATCACGACCTGGCCGACGACGGCGCGGCTGGTCCGCGGCGTCACGCTGGCGGTGCGCGAACGCGAGTACCTGCACGCCGCGCGCGTCGCCGGGGCGTCGCGGGGCTGGATGCTACGCAAGCACATCGTGCCGGCCGCCATGGGACAGATCGTGGTCGTCGGCACCATCTCGGTGGCCGGTGCGATCCTGGCCGAGGCGGTGCTGTCGTTCCTCGGCCTCGGAGTCCAGCCGCCGCAGGCCAGCTGGGGCAACATGCTCAACGACGCGCAGAGCCTGACGGTCATCCAGTCGATGCCGTGGCTGTGGCTGCCGCCGGGCCTGGCCATCGCCACGACCGTGCTCTCGGTCAACTTCGTCGGCGACGGCCTGCGCGACGCCGTCGACCCGCGGCAGTCGGGGAGGTCGTAG
- a CDS encoding ABC transporter ATP-binding protein encodes MVEYTEPLLVIEDLAVEFRTDEGVVKAVDGAALTVDQGEIVGVVGESGSGKSVTAMSILGLVKTGRRVRGAIRFRGRDLATLPAKELRSIRGAEIAMIFQDPMTALNPVVTIGRQIVEALRLHDKKLSKDAARDRAIELLALVGMPDAAARFKQYPHEFSGGMRQRAMIAMAIANGPSLLIADEPTTALDVTIQAQVLDLLRVAQQETQAATLLITHDLGVVAELADRVVVMYAGRVVEQGDVITVFTAPRHPYTVGLLESLPRLDRDVDELHPIPGSPPSLLAPPPGCPFHPRCPLARDRCRTERPELRVVGNGTTVHRTACHFAEELAAVPTEVTR; translated from the coding sequence GTGGTCGAGTACACCGAACCGCTGCTGGTCATCGAGGACCTGGCCGTCGAGTTCCGCACCGACGAGGGCGTGGTCAAGGCCGTCGACGGTGCCGCGCTCACCGTCGACCAGGGCGAGATCGTCGGCGTGGTCGGCGAGTCCGGCTCCGGCAAGAGCGTCACCGCGATGTCGATCCTCGGCCTGGTGAAGACGGGCCGGCGGGTCCGCGGGGCGATCCGGTTCCGCGGCCGCGACCTCGCCACGCTGCCGGCCAAGGAGCTGCGGTCGATCCGCGGCGCCGAGATCGCGATGATCTTCCAGGACCCGATGACGGCGCTCAACCCGGTCGTCACGATCGGCCGGCAGATCGTCGAGGCGCTGCGGCTGCACGACAAGAAGCTTTCCAAGGACGCCGCCCGCGACCGCGCGATCGAGCTGCTCGCGCTTGTCGGCATGCCCGACGCCGCGGCCCGGTTCAAGCAGTACCCGCACGAGTTCTCCGGCGGCATGCGGCAGCGCGCGATGATCGCGATGGCGATCGCCAACGGGCCCAGCCTGCTCATCGCCGACGAGCCGACGACGGCGCTGGACGTCACCATCCAGGCGCAGGTGCTCGACCTGCTCCGGGTAGCGCAGCAGGAGACTCAGGCGGCGACGCTGCTCATCACGCACGACCTCGGCGTGGTGGCCGAGCTGGCCGACCGGGTCGTCGTCATGTACGCCGGCCGGGTGGTCGAGCAGGGCGACGTCATCACCGTCTTCACCGCGCCGCGGCACCCGTACACCGTCGGGCTGCTGGAGAGCCTGCCGCGGCTGGACCGGGACGTCGACGAGCTGCACCCGATCCCAGGTAGTCCGCCGAGCCTGCTCGCCCCGCCGCCGGGCTGCCCGTTCCACCCGCGCTGCCCGCTGGCCCGCGACCGCTGCCGCACCGAGCGGCCGGAGCTGCGGGTCGTCGGCAACGGCACGACGGTCCACCGGACCGCCTGCCACTTCGCCGAGGAGCTCGCGGCCGTGCCTACGGAGGTGACCCGGTGA
- a CDS encoding ABC transporter ATP-binding protein translates to MTVETAATDRLERLGEEVLRVEDLTMHFPVRGGVFRRPVGAVRAVDGVSFAIDQGETLSLVGESGCGKSTTGRMVVRLLEPTAGRILYRGHDLATMSEDELRPWRSKTQIVFQDPYASLSPRMTVHDIVAEPLRVQGRYRQGGADRVSELLDLVGLQPEHANRYAHEFSGGQRQRIGIARALALDPELLVLDEPVSALDVSIQAQVVNKLRELQQRLGLAYLFISHDLSIVRHVSHRIAVMYLGVIVETGTRDEIFSAPQHPYTQALLSAVPVPDPRLRGARERITLTGDVPNPANPPSGCRFRTRCWKAQAKCAEEVPELTDRLGAGHPSACHFPELLTVLPSGAAS, encoded by the coding sequence ATGACCGTCGAGACGGCGGCCACCGACCGGCTCGAGCGCCTGGGTGAAGAGGTCCTGCGGGTCGAGGACCTCACCATGCACTTCCCGGTCCGCGGCGGGGTGTTCCGCCGGCCGGTCGGCGCGGTCCGGGCGGTCGACGGCGTCTCGTTCGCCATCGACCAGGGCGAGACGCTGAGCCTGGTCGGCGAGTCCGGCTGCGGCAAGTCCACCACCGGGCGCATGGTGGTGCGGCTGCTCGAGCCGACGGCCGGGCGCATCCTCTACCGCGGCCACGACCTCGCCACGATGAGCGAGGACGAGCTGCGGCCGTGGCGCAGCAAGACGCAGATCGTCTTCCAGGACCCGTACGCCTCGCTGTCGCCGCGCATGACGGTGCACGACATCGTCGCCGAGCCGCTGCGGGTGCAGGGCCGCTACCGTCAGGGCGGCGCGGACCGGGTGTCCGAGCTGCTCGACCTCGTCGGCCTGCAGCCCGAGCACGCGAACCGGTACGCGCACGAGTTCTCCGGCGGCCAGCGCCAGCGCATCGGCATCGCCCGCGCGCTCGCGCTCGACCCGGAGCTGCTGGTGCTGGACGAGCCGGTCAGCGCGCTGGACGTGTCGATCCAGGCGCAGGTGGTGAACAAGCTGCGTGAGCTACAGCAGCGGCTCGGGCTGGCGTACCTGTTCATCTCGCACGACCTGTCGATCGTGCGGCACGTGTCGCACCGCATCGCCGTCATGTACCTCGGCGTCATCGTCGAGACCGGCACGCGCGACGAGATCTTCAGCGCGCCGCAGCACCCGTACACGCAGGCGCTCCTGTCGGCGGTGCCGGTGCCTGACCCGCGGCTGCGCGGCGCCCGCGAGCGGATCACGCTGACCGGCGACGTGCCGAACCCGGCGAACCCGCCGTCGGGCTGCCGGTTCCGCACCCGCTGCTGGAAGGCGCAGGCCAAGTGCGCCGAGGAGGTGCCCGAGCTGACCGACCGGCTCGGCGCCGGGCACCCGAGCGCCTGCCACTTCCCGGAGCTGCTGACCGTGCTGCCGTCGGGAGCGGCATCGTGA
- a CDS encoding N-acyl-D-amino-acid deacylase family protein produces MTVDLLIAGGTVIDGTGADGVRADVAVANGAIVAAGGPAARTIDATGKVVCPGFVDLHTHSDLTLLSAPEARSAVHQGITTTVVGNCGLGVAPLAAGADVGGVRAAVGYLDLDPAVDWSWRSYGEYLDAVAAARPSLNVAGLVGHLPLHAGVVGFDDRLPTPGELDELTSLLAGALDAGAAGLSTGLMYAPLTFAGRAELVALAEVVAARDALFAWHLRDYGDDVLPAVREALDVAAATGVRTQLSHLTAVGRRNWGSVTAALELIDAARADGLDVAVDMYPYLAGNAPLAQRLPAWAQAGGDAAMRARLADPEAVARIRAHWSVQALGWDEITVNSAPDPEVVGHTVTQLAADRGTDPDSVAIDLLARYGNAVSMVAGGRDAGDLRAVLSHPAGVIGSDGQALDIDGPTGKGMPHPRAYGAYPRLLSEHVAGGTLTLPEAIRKCTSGAARRAGITDRGTITAGQAADIVILDVGRLADRATFADPRQYPAGVDAVIVNGEPTISHGQHTGARAGQVLRAGTKDKGQRS; encoded by the coding sequence GTGACCGTGGATCTCCTCATCGCGGGCGGGACGGTGATCGACGGCACCGGCGCCGACGGCGTCCGCGCCGACGTGGCGGTCGCGAACGGGGCGATCGTCGCGGCCGGCGGGCCCGCCGCACGGACGATCGACGCGACCGGCAAGGTCGTGTGCCCGGGCTTCGTCGACCTGCACACCCACTCCGACCTCACGCTGCTGTCCGCGCCGGAGGCACGCAGCGCCGTCCACCAGGGCATCACGACGACGGTCGTCGGGAACTGCGGGCTCGGCGTCGCGCCGCTGGCGGCCGGTGCCGACGTCGGCGGCGTGCGGGCCGCGGTCGGCTACCTCGACCTCGACCCGGCGGTCGACTGGAGCTGGCGGTCCTACGGCGAGTACCTGGACGCCGTCGCCGCCGCCCGGCCCAGCCTCAACGTCGCAGGGCTGGTCGGGCACCTGCCGCTGCACGCGGGCGTGGTCGGGTTCGACGACCGCCTGCCGACGCCGGGCGAGCTGGACGAGCTGACGTCGCTGCTGGCCGGCGCGCTGGACGCGGGTGCGGCGGGCCTGTCGACCGGGCTGATGTACGCGCCGCTGACGTTCGCCGGGCGGGCCGAGCTGGTCGCGCTGGCCGAGGTGGTCGCGGCCCGCGACGCGCTGTTCGCCTGGCACCTGCGCGACTACGGCGACGACGTGCTGCCGGCGGTGCGCGAGGCGCTGGACGTCGCCGCGGCGACCGGGGTGCGCACCCAGCTGTCGCACCTCACCGCCGTCGGCCGGCGCAACTGGGGCAGCGTCACCGCGGCGCTCGAGCTGATCGACGCCGCCCGTGCCGACGGCCTGGACGTCGCCGTCGACATGTACCCGTACCTCGCCGGGAACGCCCCGCTGGCGCAGCGGCTGCCCGCGTGGGCGCAGGCCGGCGGCGACGCCGCGATGCGGGCGCGGCTGGCCGACCCCGAGGCGGTCGCCCGGATCCGCGCGCACTGGTCGGTCCAGGCGCTCGGCTGGGACGAGATCACCGTCAACTCCGCACCGGACCCGGAGGTCGTCGGGCACACCGTCACCCAGCTGGCCGCCGACCGCGGCACCGACCCGGACTCCGTCGCGATCGACCTGCTGGCCCGGTACGGCAACGCGGTGTCGATGGTGGCCGGCGGCCGCGACGCCGGCGACCTGCGCGCCGTCCTGTCGCACCCGGCCGGCGTCATCGGCTCCGACGGCCAGGCGCTGGACATCGACGGGCCGACCGGGAAGGGCATGCCGCATCCCCGGGCTTACGGCGCCTACCCGCGGCTGCTGTCCGAACACGTCGCCGGCGGCACGCTCACGCTGCCCGAGGCGATCCGCAAGTGCACCTCGGGTGCGGCACGCCGGGCGGGGATCACCGACCGTGGCACCATCACCGCAGGGCAGGCCGCCGACATCGTGATCCTCGACGTCGGCAGGCTCGCCGATCGCGCCACGTTCGCCGACCCCCGGCAGTACCCCGCGGGCGTCGACGCCGTGATCGTCAACGGCGAGCCGACGATCAGCCACGGGCAGCACACCGGCGCCCGCGCCGGACAGGTACTCAGAGCAGGGACGAAGGACAAGGGGCAGCGATCATGA
- a CDS encoding IclR family transcriptional regulator, with protein sequence MRPVARTTRRTSVDDDRPASANYHANALARGLALLELLSTGAEPFTLVEISEATGLPKSTLVRLLAVLAEMEYIVRVDERPSYRLGHKVLRLSNAYMSSLDLSVVADRYLAPLADRTGQTANLGMLDRDQVIHVGVHEPDRPIRFHASPGVRDHSYCTGLGKLLLSRLPAERLADHVPADPFTRFTDDTITTMDELTRELRLIERRGYAFDDNERSVGLRCVAVPVEVDGETLAAVSVSGPSGEFGPDRQQFYLERLTETAAELAGDPDTAAAMRIVHSSLRPAHFVS encoded by the coding sequence ATGAGACCCGTCGCCAGAACTACCCGCCGCACTTCGGTCGACGACGATCGGCCGGCGTCGGCGAACTACCACGCGAACGCGCTGGCGCGCGGCCTCGCGCTGCTGGAACTGCTGTCCACCGGCGCGGAGCCGTTCACGCTGGTGGAGATCAGCGAGGCCACCGGGCTGCCGAAGAGCACGCTGGTCCGGCTGCTGGCCGTGCTGGCCGAGATGGAGTACATCGTCCGCGTCGACGAGCGGCCGTCGTACCGTCTGGGGCACAAGGTGCTCCGGCTGTCCAACGCGTACATGTCGTCGCTGGACCTGTCCGTCGTCGCCGACCGGTACCTCGCGCCGCTGGCCGACCGCACCGGGCAGACGGCGAACCTGGGCATGCTCGACCGCGATCAGGTGATCCACGTCGGCGTGCACGAGCCGGACCGGCCGATCCGGTTCCACGCCAGCCCCGGCGTGCGCGACCACTCCTACTGCACCGGGCTGGGCAAGCTGCTGCTGTCGCGGCTGCCCGCGGAGCGGCTGGCCGACCACGTCCCGGCCGATCCGTTCACGCGGTTCACCGACGACACCATCACCACGATGGACGAGCTGACCCGCGAGCTGCGGCTGATCGAGCGGCGCGGCTACGCGTTCGACGACAACGAGCGCAGCGTCGGCCTGCGCTGCGTCGCCGTCCCCGTCGAGGTCGACGGCGAGACGCTGGCGGCGGTCAGCGTGTCCGGCCCGTCCGGCGAGTTCGGCCCGGACCGCCAGCAGTTCTACCTGGAGCGGCTGACGGAGACGGCGGCCGAGCTGGCCGGTGACCCCGACACCGCCGCGGCCATGCGCATCGTCCACAGCTCGCTGCGTCCCGCCCATTTCGTCAGCTAG
- a CDS encoding amidohydrolase family protein, with amino-acid sequence MFDVHTHCHQPEHWGPEWKANWAPVYGQAEAHSFTPEEYDEAMKGVSVACVFGLRATAAGVATPNEYVEWFCASTSTETIGFMALDPTDDDVLTQLADGVARGLRGIKLYPVLSLFDARDERFDPFYEAATAAGLVILWHMGATPSPAGSLMVSQPLVVDEVARRHPDLTMVMAHMGHPWQREAMVVCRKNRRVFTDVSASWARPFDGYHALVRAQEWGVVDKLLFGSDFPIWTPAQAVAGLREIAAMRPPTLPYVLPSTIEWLLDGDPREALGLR; translated from the coding sequence ATGTTCGACGTCCACACCCATTGCCACCAGCCCGAACACTGGGGGCCGGAGTGGAAGGCCAACTGGGCGCCGGTCTACGGCCAGGCGGAGGCACACTCGTTCACGCCCGAGGAGTACGACGAGGCGATGAAGGGCGTCTCGGTGGCGTGCGTGTTCGGGCTGCGGGCGACGGCGGCCGGGGTGGCGACGCCGAACGAGTACGTCGAGTGGTTCTGCGCGTCGACCAGCACGGAGACCATCGGGTTCATGGCGCTGGACCCGACGGACGACGACGTGCTGACGCAGCTGGCGGACGGCGTGGCGCGGGGGTTGCGCGGCATCAAGCTGTACCCCGTCCTGTCCCTGTTCGACGCCCGCGACGAGCGGTTCGACCCGTTCTACGAGGCGGCGACGGCGGCCGGCCTGGTCATCCTGTGGCACATGGGCGCGACGCCGAGCCCGGCCGGTTCGCTCATGGTCAGCCAGCCGCTGGTCGTCGACGAGGTGGCCCGGCGGCACCCGGACCTCACCATGGTGATGGCGCACATGGGGCACCCTTGGCAGCGCGAGGCGATGGTGGTCTGCCGGAAGAACCGGCGCGTCTTCACCGACGTGTCCGCGTCGTGGGCGCGCCCGTTCGACGGGTACCACGCGCTGGTCCGCGCCCAGGAGTGGGGCGTCGTCGACAAGCTGCTGTTCGGGTCGGACTTCCCGATCTGGACGCCGGCGCAGGCCGTCGCCGGGCTGCGCGAGATCGCCGCGATGCGCCCGCCGACGCTGCCGTACGTGCTGCCGTCGACGATCGAGTGGCTGCTCGACGGCGACCCGCGCGAGGCGCTGGGGCTGCGGTGA
- a CDS encoding zinc-binding dehydrogenase, which yields METRAAVLWRLGDAPPYAGGSALTVESLTLAPPAAGELLVRVEAAGLCHSDLSVINGSRPRPTPMVLGHEAAGVVEAIGPGVIDVAPGDHVVMTFVPSCGHCVECASGRPAMCVVGAAANGAGRLVAGGTRFTRDGVEFAHHLGVSAFAERTVVSRGSVVVVPPSVPFDVAAMLGCAVLTGFGAVVNTAGLRPGDSVVVFGLGGVGLSAVMAAALAGAHPVVAVDTVESKLSLAASLGATAVVDASSPDVVSAVRSASGGGADHAFECVGSAAVLETAFAATARGGCTVAVGLPDPSHRAALPAVTLTGEGRVLRGSYMGSAAPARDIPRLFRLWEAGKLPVERLRTGDLTFDGLPAAFDELAAGRAVRQLLHPSAT from the coding sequence ATGGAGACACGGGCAGCCGTGCTGTGGCGGCTGGGTGACGCGCCGCCGTACGCCGGTGGTTCCGCTCTGACGGTCGAGTCGCTGACGCTCGCGCCGCCGGCCGCCGGTGAGCTGCTGGTTCGCGTCGAGGCGGCCGGGCTCTGCCACTCGGATCTGTCCGTCATCAACGGCAGCCGGCCGCGGCCGACGCCGATGGTGCTGGGCCACGAGGCGGCCGGCGTGGTCGAGGCGATCGGCCCCGGCGTCATCGACGTCGCGCCCGGCGACCACGTCGTTATGACGTTCGTGCCGTCGTGCGGGCACTGCGTGGAGTGCGCCTCCGGCCGGCCGGCGATGTGTGTGGTGGGGGCGGCCGCCAACGGCGCGGGCCGGCTGGTCGCGGGCGGCACCCGGTTCACCCGGGACGGGGTCGAGTTCGCGCATCACCTCGGCGTGTCGGCGTTCGCCGAGCGGACCGTCGTGTCGCGCGGCTCGGTGGTCGTCGTGCCGCCGTCGGTGCCGTTCGATGTCGCGGCGATGCTTGGCTGCGCCGTCCTGACCGGCTTCGGCGCCGTCGTCAACACCGCCGGTCTGCGGCCGGGGGACTCGGTCGTCGTGTTCGGGCTGGGCGGGGTGGGGCTGTCCGCGGTCATGGCCGCCGCCTTGGCCGGCGCGCACCCCGTCGTCGCCGTCGACACCGTGGAGTCCAAGCTCTCCCTGGCCGCGTCTCTGGGCGCGACCGCAGTGGTCGACGCCTCGTCGCCGGACGTCGTCTCGGCGGTCCGCTCGGCGAGCGGCGGCGGCGCGGACCACGCCTTCGAGTGCGTCGGCAGCGCCGCCGTCCTCGAGACCGCCTTCGCCGCGACCGCCCGCGGCGGCTGCACCGTCGCCGTCGGCCTCCCCGACCCGTCCCACCGCGCCGCCCTCCCCGCCGTCACCCTGACCGGCGAGGGCCGCGTGCTGCGCGGCTCCTACATGGGCTCGGCCGCACCGGCGCGCGACATCCCGCGGCTGTTCCGGCTCTGGGAGGCCGGCAAACTGCCCGTCGAGCGCCTGCGCACCGGCGACCTCACCTTCGACGGCCTCCCCGCCGCCTTCGACGAACTCGCCGCCGGCCGCGCCGTCCGCCAGCTCCTCCACCCCTCCGCCACCTGA
- a CDS encoding VOC family protein — translation MNQKITPYLWFDDNAEEALTLYTSVFDDARITSLSRYGEGGPFPAGTLQSATFELAGQEFMALNGGPHDPFNDAISLFVACETQDEIDRYWDALLADGGTATQCGWLKDRFGVSWQVTPVQLLRYLSDPDPEKAGRTAAAMLKMVKLDLAALTAAYEGTASGS, via the coding sequence GCGCTGACCCTCTACACCTCCGTCTTCGACGACGCCCGCATCACGTCGCTGAGCCGCTACGGCGAGGGCGGCCCGTTCCCCGCCGGCACCCTGCAGTCGGCCACGTTCGAGCTGGCCGGGCAGGAGTTCATGGCCCTCAACGGCGGCCCGCACGACCCCTTCAACGACGCCATCTCGCTGTTCGTCGCGTGCGAGACGCAGGACGAGATCGACCGCTACTGGGACGCCCTGCTCGCCGACGGCGGCACCGCGACCCAGTGCGGCTGGCTCAAGGACCGCTTCGGCGTCTCGTGGCAGGTCACGCCGGTGCAGCTGCTGCGCTACCTCAGCGACCCGGACCCGGAGAAGGCCGGCCGCACCGCGGCAGCGATGCTGAAGATGGTCAAGCTCGACCTCGCCGCGCTCACGGCCGCCTACGAGGGCACGGCCTCCGGCTCCTGA